Proteins found in one Moritella sp. F3 genomic segment:
- the lamB gene encoding maltoporin LamB: MKNLNRVAIAVSAALLTSAAGAVDFNGYMRAGTGLSGNNGENISFEKNKIGRLGNENDLYAEFGFRQELPKIEGMEDQKWVVDAMIAQGNSGNNGWEDGDFNVAQFNVQATGLIASDKEATLWAGKRYYQRKDIHITDFYYLNTSAGAGGGIENLSVGPGKLSAAWMLDEGTQETANGIPQAGAPSWANDTQVNGNIFDVRYSGLNLWNNATLELAGVYNFANEKEKQTITADDGVMLTAILQQGLSNGFNQTVLQYGTSSYGAQMADLGSGAWFDRSGEQNDANGYRVINWGVMSFGDKIEVGHQLMYAASTDASYGDGITGSSVKVKGDHSLMSAVVRPMYKWNQNMKTILELGVFSESYDGRDDKGGSKATIAQAWSMGDSFWARPELRVFASYITDDEGTTLGSSKGDSDYSIGMQVEAWF; the protein is encoded by the coding sequence ATGAAAAATTTAAATCGTGTTGCTATTGCTGTTTCTGCAGCATTACTTACTTCTGCTGCTGGCGCTGTTGATTTTAACGGTTACATGCGAGCTGGTACTGGCCTTAGTGGTAATAATGGTGAAAATATCAGTTTTGAAAAAAATAAAATTGGCCGTTTAGGTAATGAGAATGATCTTTACGCAGAGTTTGGTTTCCGCCAAGAATTACCAAAAATAGAAGGTATGGAAGATCAGAAGTGGGTTGTTGATGCCATGATAGCGCAGGGTAATTCAGGTAATAATGGTTGGGAAGACGGCGACTTCAATGTTGCGCAATTTAATGTGCAAGCGACAGGTTTGATTGCTAGTGATAAAGAAGCGACGCTGTGGGCGGGTAAGCGTTATTACCAACGTAAAGATATTCACATTACCGATTTCTACTATCTAAATACGTCAGCGGGTGCTGGTGGTGGTATTGAAAATCTAAGTGTTGGTCCTGGTAAACTATCTGCTGCTTGGATGTTAGATGAAGGTACTCAAGAGACTGCCAATGGTATACCACAAGCTGGTGCACCTTCATGGGCTAACGATACTCAAGTAAACGGTAATATTTTTGATGTGCGTTATTCAGGTCTTAACTTATGGAACAATGCGACATTAGAGCTGGCTGGTGTATATAACTTTGCTAATGAAAAAGAAAAGCAAACGATCACCGCGGACGATGGTGTTATGTTAACCGCTATTTTACAACAAGGTTTAAGTAACGGCTTTAACCAAACCGTATTGCAATATGGTACTAGCTCTTATGGTGCACAAATGGCTGACTTAGGCAGTGGTGCTTGGTTTGACCGTTCTGGAGAACAAAATGATGCTAATGGTTATCGTGTGATTAACTGGGGTGTGATGAGCTTTGGCGATAAAATCGAAGTTGGTCATCAGCTAATGTATGCAGCATCAACGGATGCATCATACGGCGATGGTATTACTGGCAGTTCGGTTAAAGTTAAGGGGGATCATAGCTTGATGAGTGCTGTTGTTCGTCCTATGTACAAGTGGAATCAAAATATGAAAACCATCTTAGAATTGGGCGTGTTCTCTGAGTCATATGATGGCCGTGATGATAAAGGTGGTAGCAAAGCGACTATCGCGCAAGCATGGTCGATGGGTGATAGTTTCTGGGCTCGACCTGAGTTACGTGTATTTGCATCATATATAACTGATGATGAAGGAACGACTCTAGGATCAAGTAAAGGCGATAGCGACTACTCTATCGGTATGCAAGTTGAAGCTTGGTTCTAA
- a CDS encoding ATP-binding protein gives MSIKLKLMVPVIVGFCIFTSVIQWYWAPKLFNYARADFREQMQNGIKSIENDVIRYLIANDFATLFSSLDYQKQLHQQNWAHLTLYDADRKQKYPLFSSNEVALSEQHANHIKIDYPLVNEDITVGYLTLHIDWAAKHEFTERRILELKIFLILMMLLIICIELFMQNQLIQLPILKLKQATKELANGNFDISLPPVSKDEIGQLTENFNIMRNNILNSQESLLISKNEAMQSALQASNEKTRANIMAKKISGMNEELLENIVTTSILAKKAEESNSAKSEFLANMSHEIRTPMNGVIGMLDLLLDTQLKDEQRHYAQIARASGESLLSLINDILDFSKIEAGQLDLEIIDFDLHAIIHNLCTLHSQQVQAEGLEFNCEIASQVPIYAQGDPERLRQVLTNLLGNAIKFTSKGKVIILVTLLSATENEMELRFSIKDTGIGIPEDRQKRLFDKFTQVDSSTTRKYGGSGLGLSISKQLSELMGGEIGIISEEGKGAEFWFTARFAKAQAPSQTQLNMITTAVTEYPIPPTTRKNVRILLAEDSLTNQLVATGVLKKLGFFADVVNNGQEAVHALESKTYDLVLMDCQMPIMDGYEAVTLIRSFQTKMNHKIPIIAMTANAMQGDREKCLAAGMDDYITKPISPERLSKALNTWLPSDSTSQSI, from the coding sequence ATGAGCATTAAATTAAAGCTAATGGTCCCTGTCATTGTTGGTTTTTGTATTTTCACGAGTGTAATTCAATGGTATTGGGCGCCAAAATTATTTAATTATGCGCGTGCTGATTTTAGAGAACAAATGCAAAATGGAATCAAATCTATAGAAAACGATGTGATTAGATATTTAATCGCGAATGACTTTGCAACCTTGTTTTCATCATTAGATTATCAAAAACAATTACACCAACAAAACTGGGCACACCTAACATTATACGACGCTGATAGAAAACAAAAGTATCCACTTTTTTCATCAAATGAAGTCGCCCTGTCAGAACAACATGCCAACCATATTAAGATTGATTATCCATTGGTAAATGAAGATATTACTGTAGGATATCTTACACTACACATCGATTGGGCCGCCAAACACGAGTTTACCGAACGGCGTATTTTGGAACTTAAAATTTTTTTAATCCTAATGATGCTGCTCATTATATGCATTGAATTGTTTATGCAGAACCAATTAATCCAATTGCCAATATTAAAACTAAAACAAGCGACTAAGGAATTGGCCAACGGTAATTTTGACATTAGTTTACCGCCCGTTTCAAAGGATGAAATTGGTCAGCTAACCGAAAATTTTAATATCATGCGCAACAATATTTTAAATAGCCAAGAATCACTACTCATCAGCAAAAATGAAGCTATGCAATCTGCACTACAGGCAAGTAATGAGAAGACCCGTGCCAACATAATGGCGAAGAAAATCAGCGGTATGAATGAAGAACTGCTCGAGAATATTGTCACCACGAGCATACTTGCGAAAAAAGCCGAGGAATCGAACAGCGCCAAAAGTGAGTTTCTCGCTAATATGAGCCACGAGATCCGCACACCTATGAATGGTGTTATCGGAATGCTCGATTTACTGCTAGATACACAGCTCAAGGACGAACAGCGCCACTATGCACAAATAGCTCGCGCCAGCGGCGAATCATTACTGAGCCTCATTAACGATATTCTCGACTTTTCCAAGATTGAAGCGGGTCAGCTGGATTTAGAAATCATCGATTTTGATTTACACGCAATAATTCATAATTTATGTACTCTGCACTCTCAGCAAGTTCAAGCCGAAGGCTTAGAGTTTAACTGCGAGATAGCCTCCCAAGTGCCGATATACGCTCAAGGTGACCCTGAACGCTTAAGACAGGTATTAACGAATCTACTAGGCAATGCGATTAAGTTTACCTCGAAGGGCAAAGTTATTATTTTGGTCACCTTATTATCAGCAACAGAAAATGAAATGGAACTTCGATTTTCAATAAAAGATACTGGTATAGGTATACCTGAAGATCGACAAAAGCGACTGTTCGATAAATTCACCCAGGTAGATTCATCGACGACTCGCAAATATGGCGGTTCCGGTTTGGGCCTTTCTATATCAAAACAATTATCCGAATTGATGGGAGGGGAAATTGGAATTATCAGCGAAGAAGGTAAAGGGGCTGAATTCTGGTTTACTGCTCGCTTTGCCAAAGCACAAGCGCCATCACAAACACAATTAAACATGATAACAACAGCCGTTACCGAATATCCAATACCACCAACTACGCGTAAAAATGTTCGTATTTTACTTGCCGAAGATAGCCTTACTAACCAACTGGTTGCAACGGGGGTCCTGAAAAAATTAGGCTTTTTCGCAGATGTCGTCAATAACGGCCAAGAAGCTGTGCATGCGCTTGAAAGCAAAACTTACGACTTAGTGCTAATGGATTGCCAAATGCCGATAATGGATGGTTACGAGGCAGTCACACTGATTCGCAGTTTTCAGACAAAGATGAACCATAAAATTCCTATCATCGCCATGACAGCCAATGCGATGCAGGGCGACCGAGAGAAATGCCTTGCCGCTGGCATGGATGATTATATCACTAAACCTATTTCTCCAGAACGACTAAGTAAGGCGCTTAACACATGGTTACCTAGCGATAGCACTAGCCAGTCAATTTAG